A region from the Actinoplanes sp. OR16 genome encodes:
- a CDS encoding FAD-dependent oxidoreductase, which yields MTPRVVIIGAGVVGSALADELTERGWTDVTVVDRGPLFTTGGSSSHAPGLVFQTNPSKTMTELAAYTVAKLTGLGVFRQVGGLEVATTEARLHDLRRKRGWATSWGVASELIDPVACAALHPLLDPGRILGGFHVPADGLADPVGAVTVQASRAIARGARFIGSCLVTGIGRAGGRVTGVETDQGFLPADVVVCAAGFWGPEIGRMAGLTIPLLPLAHQYARTGPVASLSDEVPILRHQDQDLYYRAHGDRLGIGYYGHRPLLVGDLGEPPAMPSVLPFTEDDFAPAWRESVTLLPELATSKVEEGMNGIFSFTTDGFPLLGEHRDLAGFWVAEAVWVTHSAGAARAVAQWLADGRPGVDLHECDLHRFEDVQLAPSYITERGKQNFIEVYDIVHPLQPMERPRPLRTSPFHPRQRELGAVFLEGSGWERPFWYEGNARLPEVPLPPRDAWSARYWSPIAAAEAVVTRERVAMYDMTPLKRLEVTGPGALDFLQWLTTNDVSKSVGAVTYTLMLDVDGGVRSDLTVARLGEQTFQVGANGPIDEDWMRRHLPADGSVQVRDITAGTCCIGLWGPLARAVLQPLTSTDFSNTALRYFRAQRAYIGEVPVTALRLSYVGELGWELYTTADLGLKLWDTLWAAGQDHGIIAAGRSAFTSLRLEKGYRGWGTDVTAEHDPYEAGLEFAVKMEKGAFVGRDSLLRRSSPSRRLTCLTLDDAGAVVMGKEPVYADGLPVGYVTSASYGYSVGRTVAYAWLPATLSVPGAAVAVDYFGERLAATVRAEPLFDPQMERIRR from the coding sequence ATGACCCCTCGCGTAGTCATCATCGGCGCCGGCGTGGTCGGCAGCGCCCTCGCGGACGAGCTCACCGAGCGTGGCTGGACCGATGTGACGGTCGTCGACCGCGGCCCGCTCTTCACCACCGGCGGCTCCAGCTCGCACGCTCCCGGACTGGTCTTCCAGACGAACCCGTCGAAGACCATGACCGAACTGGCCGCGTACACCGTCGCCAAGCTCACCGGTCTCGGCGTCTTCCGGCAGGTCGGCGGTCTGGAGGTGGCGACGACCGAGGCCCGCCTGCACGACCTCCGCCGCAAGCGCGGCTGGGCCACGTCGTGGGGGGTCGCGAGCGAGCTGATCGACCCGGTCGCCTGCGCCGCGCTGCATCCGTTGCTCGACCCCGGGCGGATCCTCGGTGGTTTCCACGTGCCGGCCGATGGGCTGGCCGATCCGGTCGGCGCGGTGACCGTGCAGGCGTCACGGGCGATCGCGCGCGGCGCCCGGTTCATCGGCTCCTGCCTGGTGACCGGCATCGGTCGCGCGGGTGGCCGGGTCACCGGGGTGGAGACCGATCAGGGGTTCCTCCCGGCCGACGTGGTGGTCTGCGCGGCCGGCTTCTGGGGTCCGGAGATCGGGCGGATGGCCGGCCTGACGATCCCGTTGCTGCCGCTGGCCCATCAGTACGCCAGGACCGGTCCCGTCGCGTCCTTGTCCGACGAGGTTCCGATCCTCCGGCACCAGGACCAGGACCTCTACTACCGCGCGCACGGTGATCGGCTGGGGATCGGCTACTACGGACATCGCCCGCTGCTCGTCGGCGATCTCGGAGAGCCGCCGGCCATGCCGAGCGTGCTGCCGTTCACCGAGGACGACTTCGCGCCCGCCTGGCGGGAGAGCGTCACGCTGCTGCCCGAACTCGCCACGTCCAAGGTCGAGGAGGGCATGAACGGCATCTTCTCGTTCACCACGGACGGCTTCCCGCTGCTCGGCGAGCACCGCGACCTGGCCGGCTTCTGGGTGGCCGAGGCCGTCTGGGTGACGCATTCGGCCGGCGCCGCGCGCGCCGTGGCGCAGTGGCTCGCGGACGGCCGGCCCGGCGTCGACCTGCACGAATGCGATCTGCACCGGTTCGAGGACGTGCAGCTCGCCCCGAGCTACATCACCGAGCGCGGCAAGCAGAACTTCATCGAGGTCTACGACATCGTCCACCCGCTGCAGCCGATGGAACGGCCGCGCCCGCTGCGCACCAGCCCCTTCCATCCCCGGCAGCGCGAGCTGGGCGCGGTCTTCCTGGAGGGTTCCGGCTGGGAGCGACCTTTCTGGTACGAGGGGAACGCCCGCCTTCCGGAGGTCCCGTTGCCGCCACGGGACGCCTGGTCGGCGCGTTACTGGTCGCCGATCGCCGCGGCGGAGGCGGTCGTCACCCGGGAACGCGTGGCGATGTACGACATGACACCGCTGAAACGCCTCGAGGTGACCGGCCCCGGCGCCCTGGACTTCCTGCAGTGGCTCACCACCAACGACGTGTCGAAATCGGTCGGCGCCGTCACCTACACGCTGATGCTCGACGTGGACGGCGGCGTCCGCAGCGACCTCACCGTGGCCCGCCTCGGCGAGCAGACGTTCCAGGTCGGCGCGAACGGTCCGATCGACGAGGACTGGATGCGGCGGCACCTGCCCGCCGACGGGTCCGTGCAGGTCCGCGACATCACCGCGGGCACCTGCTGCATCGGCCTGTGGGGACCCCTGGCCCGGGCCGTCCTGCAGCCGCTGACCAGCACGGACTTCTCCAACACGGCCCTGCGCTACTTCCGCGCGCAGCGGGCCTACATCGGGGAGGTGCCGGTGACGGCCCTGCGCCTGTCGTACGTCGGGGAGCTGGGCTGGGAGCTCTACACCACTGCCGATCTCGGCCTCAAGCTCTGGGACACGCTATGGGCCGCCGGGCAGGACCACGGGATCATCGCGGCCGGGCGGAGCGCGTTCACCAGCCTTCGATTGGAGAAGGGATATCGCGGGTGGGGAACGGACGTCACAGCTGAGCACGACCCGTACGAGGCGGGTTTGGAATTCGCCGTGAAAATGGAGAAGGGCGCATTCGTCGGCCGTGATTCTCTGCTCCGGAGATCGTCGCCTTCGCGCCGGCTCACGTGCTTGACGCTCGACGATGCCGGCGCGGTGGTGATGGGTAAGGAACCGGTGTACGCCGATGGCTTACCTGTCGGCTACGTGACCAGTGCCTCCTATGGTTACAGCGTCGGGCGGACCGTCGCCTATGCCTGGCTTCCCGCAACGCTCTCGGTGCCCGGCGCCGCGGTCGCCGTCGACTATTTCGGCGAGCGTCTGGCGGCGACCGTGAGGGCCGAGCCGCTCTTCGACCCGCAGATGGAACGCATTCGCCGTTAG
- a CDS encoding tripartite tricarboxylate transporter permease, whose protein sequence is MENLLLGFSTALLIQNVVYCFAGVLLGTAVGVLPGIGPTATVGMLLPITFGFEPVTALIMLAGIYYGAQYGGSTTAILINLPGESSAAVTALDGHEMARQGRAGPALAAAAIGSFVAGTVATVVLAVAAPPLAEVALRFGPADYFALVLFGLIVSIALARGSALKALAMIALGILLGTVGQDIYTGTPRFVLGQRELYGGIDFVSVAVGMFGVAEILRNLSSPPEERPALLGRVEHLWPTASDRRRIVGPILRGTGVGSALGVLPGGGHVLASFTSYAVEKRVSRRPSEFGHGAIEGVAGPESANNAAAQTSFIPLLTLGLPAHPVMALMVGAFIVHGITPGPNVMNDEPALFWGLIASMWIGNLMLVLLNLPLIGIWVRLLRVPYQILFPMIVLFAVIGTYSLAFNAFDVYAIAVFGVLGFVLIKCGCEPAPLLLGFVLGPLLEENLRRALIISRGDPAVFLTRPISATLLVLAVVTLVITVLPAIRKRREEVFTDDE, encoded by the coding sequence ATGGAGAACCTGCTCCTCGGCTTCTCCACCGCGCTGCTGATCCAGAACGTCGTCTACTGCTTCGCCGGCGTGCTGCTCGGGACGGCGGTCGGCGTGCTGCCCGGCATCGGGCCCACCGCCACGGTCGGGATGCTGCTGCCGATCACGTTCGGATTCGAGCCGGTCACCGCACTGATCATGCTGGCCGGGATCTACTACGGCGCGCAGTACGGCGGCTCGACCACCGCCATCCTGATCAACCTGCCGGGGGAGTCGTCGGCGGCGGTCACCGCCCTCGACGGCCACGAGATGGCGCGGCAGGGCCGTGCCGGTCCGGCGCTGGCGGCGGCCGCGATCGGCTCGTTCGTCGCCGGCACCGTCGCGACCGTCGTCCTGGCCGTCGCCGCGCCGCCGCTCGCCGAGGTGGCGCTGAGGTTCGGCCCGGCCGACTACTTCGCGCTCGTGCTCTTCGGCCTGATCGTGTCGATCGCGCTGGCTCGGGGCTCGGCGCTCAAGGCCCTCGCGATGATCGCCCTCGGCATCCTGCTCGGCACCGTCGGGCAAGACATCTACACCGGTACGCCGCGGTTCGTGCTCGGCCAGCGCGAACTGTACGGCGGCATCGACTTCGTCTCGGTGGCGGTCGGCATGTTCGGCGTCGCCGAGATCCTGCGGAATCTGTCCTCCCCGCCCGAGGAGCGCCCGGCGCTGCTCGGCCGCGTGGAGCATCTCTGGCCGACCGCCTCCGATCGCCGCCGCATCGTCGGCCCGATCCTGCGGGGCACCGGCGTCGGCTCCGCCCTCGGCGTCCTCCCCGGCGGCGGCCACGTGCTGGCGTCCTTCACCTCGTACGCCGTCGAGAAGCGCGTCTCCCGGCGGCCCTCGGAGTTCGGCCACGGCGCCATCGAAGGGGTGGCCGGTCCGGAGTCGGCGAACAACGCGGCGGCGCAGACCTCGTTCATCCCGCTGCTCACCCTGGGCCTGCCCGCGCATCCGGTGATGGCGCTGATGGTGGGCGCGTTCATCGTGCACGGCATCACCCCGGGACCGAACGTGATGAACGACGAGCCGGCCCTCTTCTGGGGCCTGATCGCCTCGATGTGGATCGGCAACCTGATGCTGGTCCTGCTCAACCTGCCGTTGATCGGCATCTGGGTCCGGCTGCTGCGGGTGCCGTACCAGATCCTCTTCCCGATGATCGTCCTCTTCGCCGTGATCGGGACCTACTCGCTGGCGTTCAACGCCTTCGACGTCTACGCCATCGCCGTCTTCGGCGTCCTCGGCTTCGTCCTGATCAAGTGTGGCTGCGAGCCGGCGCCCCTGCTGCTCGGCTTCGTCCTGGGCCCGCTGCTGGAGGAGAACCTCCGACGGGCGCTGATCATCTCCCGGGGCGACCCGGCCGTCTTCCTGACCCGGCCGATCTCGGCGACCCTGCTGGTGCTGGCCGTGGTGACGCTGGTCATCACCGTCCTGCCGGCGATCCGGAAGCGCCGGGAGGAGGTCTTCACCGATGACGAATAG
- a CDS encoding bifunctional 3-phenylpropionate/cinnamic acid dioxygenase ferredoxin subunit: protein MLQPVCPLSAIPRGEAYRWESDPPVAIFHTEDGEVFAIDDTCTHQDASLADGWLEGCEVECPLHASRFDLRTGAVDQPPAKHPVRTHRVEVTGGVVHVALPEGARP from the coding sequence ATGTTGCAGCCCGTCTGCCCGCTCAGCGCCATCCCCCGCGGGGAGGCGTACCGGTGGGAGAGCGACCCACCCGTCGCGATCTTCCACACCGAGGACGGTGAGGTGTTCGCGATCGACGACACCTGCACCCACCAGGACGCCTCGCTCGCCGACGGCTGGCTGGAGGGCTGCGAGGTGGAGTGCCCGCTGCACGCCTCCCGGTTCGACCTGCGCACCGGCGCTGTGGACCAGCCGCCGGCGAAGCACCCGGTGCGCACCCACCGGGTCGAGGTGACCGGTGGTGTCGTGCACGTCGCGCTCCCGGAAGGGGCACGCCCATGA
- a CDS encoding aromatic ring-hydroxylating dioxygenase subunit alpha: MTESLMPTLPGHYYTDPEIFALEQSRIFETMWFCVARAADLPTAGSFRSVDVGRESVLIVRGRDGGLRAFLNICRHRGARLCVEESGTVKRALQCPYHAWTYGLDGKLIAAPNLTSMPDVDRVEYGLVGVHLREWIGYVWVCLADRPPAFEDDVMGAVTERLGDLSAIDSYEIEDLEVGRRIRYDVRANWKLIVENFMECYHCATIHPELTEVLPEFAGGYAAQYYVGHGASFGPEIQGFTVDGGEGFAKLPGVTGDQDRRYYAVTIKPQVFVNLVPDHIILHRMYPVAADRTIVECDWLYSKEVVASGRDVSRSVELFHRVNVQDFDACERCQPAMSSRAYARGGVLVPSEHHIGAFHDWVLAKL, translated from the coding sequence GTGACCGAAAGCCTCATGCCGACTCTTCCCGGCCACTACTACACCGACCCTGAGATATTCGCTCTCGAGCAGTCCCGCATCTTCGAGACGATGTGGTTCTGCGTGGCCCGTGCCGCTGACCTCCCCACCGCCGGCAGCTTCCGGTCGGTCGATGTCGGACGGGAGAGTGTGCTGATCGTCCGCGGTCGTGACGGCGGGCTGCGCGCCTTCCTGAACATCTGCCGGCACCGGGGCGCGCGCCTCTGCGTCGAGGAGAGCGGAACGGTGAAGCGGGCGCTGCAGTGCCCCTACCACGCGTGGACCTACGGCCTGGACGGCAAGCTGATCGCCGCCCCCAACCTGACCAGCATGCCCGATGTCGACCGGGTGGAGTACGGCCTGGTCGGCGTGCATCTGCGGGAGTGGATCGGGTACGTCTGGGTGTGCCTCGCGGACCGGCCGCCGGCCTTCGAGGACGACGTGATGGGCGCGGTCACCGAGCGGCTCGGCGACCTCTCGGCCATCGACTCCTACGAGATCGAGGATCTGGAGGTCGGCAGGCGGATCCGGTACGACGTGCGTGCGAACTGGAAGCTGATCGTGGAGAACTTCATGGAGTGCTACCACTGCGCGACCATCCACCCGGAGCTCACCGAGGTGCTGCCGGAGTTCGCCGGCGGCTACGCGGCGCAGTACTACGTCGGGCACGGCGCGTCCTTCGGCCCGGAGATCCAGGGCTTCACCGTGGACGGCGGCGAGGGTTTCGCGAAGCTGCCCGGCGTCACCGGCGACCAGGACCGGCGCTACTACGCCGTCACCATCAAGCCGCAGGTCTTCGTCAACCTGGTCCCGGACCACATCATCCTGCACCGGATGTACCCGGTCGCCGCCGACCGCACGATCGTGGAGTGCGACTGGCTCTACTCCAAGGAGGTCGTCGCCTCGGGCCGCGACGTGTCCCGCTCGGTGGAGCTCTTCCACCGTGTCAACGTCCAGGACTTCGACGCCTGCGAACGCTGCCAGCCGGCGATGAGCTCCCGGGCCTACGCGCGCGGCGGCGTTCTCGTCCCCTCGGAGCATCACATCGGCGCATTCCACGACTGGGTCTTGGCGAAGCTCTAG
- a CDS encoding tripartite tricarboxylate transporter substrate-binding protein, which translates to MTHRMIPALSMIALVAACSSPDAPAGGGADYPDHNITIVVPFSAGGPTDTVTRMIAEPMAKSLGAEIVVQNVEGAGGTVAAGEVARAEPDGYTVLMHHIGMSTAPALYKDLGYSPLDDFATVGLVTEVPMTVVARPDLPPATLAELTAYVKAEQDTVTLANAGIGAASHLCGLLFQSAAGVKLQEVPYQGTGPALTDLVGGQVDVMCDQTTNTTGQITAGKVKTYAVTTPERVSSLPEVPTTTEAGMPQLQFSVWHGLYVPAGTPPEVAGKLSTALQAALADQAVIDQMAKLGTAPVDAADATPEAHRARLEEQTTTWAKVIADAGVQPS; encoded by the coding sequence ATGACTCATCGCATGATCCCCGCTCTCTCCATGATCGCCCTGGTCGCCGCCTGTTCCTCCCCGGATGCGCCGGCAGGCGGCGGTGCGGACTACCCGGACCACAACATCACCATCGTCGTGCCGTTCAGCGCCGGCGGCCCGACCGACACCGTGACCCGCATGATCGCCGAGCCGATGGCGAAGTCGCTCGGCGCCGAGATCGTCGTGCAGAACGTCGAGGGCGCCGGCGGCACCGTCGCCGCCGGCGAGGTCGCCCGAGCCGAGCCGGACGGCTACACCGTCCTCATGCACCACATCGGCATGTCCACGGCGCCGGCCCTCTACAAGGACCTCGGCTACTCCCCGCTCGACGACTTCGCGACCGTCGGGCTGGTCACCGAGGTGCCGATGACCGTGGTGGCCCGCCCGGACCTGCCGCCGGCGACGCTGGCCGAGCTGACCGCCTACGTGAAGGCCGAGCAGGACACCGTCACGCTCGCGAACGCCGGCATCGGCGCCGCCTCCCACCTGTGCGGGCTGCTGTTCCAGTCGGCGGCCGGGGTGAAACTGCAGGAGGTGCCGTACCAGGGCACCGGCCCGGCGCTCACCGACCTGGTCGGCGGGCAGGTCGACGTCATGTGCGACCAGACCACCAACACCACCGGCCAGATCACCGCCGGGAAGGTGAAAACGTACGCGGTGACCACGCCGGAACGGGTCTCCTCGCTGCCCGAGGTGCCGACCACCACCGAGGCCGGGATGCCGCAGCTGCAGTTCAGCGTGTGGCACGGGTTGTACGTCCCGGCCGGCACGCCACCGGAGGTCGCCGGCAAGCTCTCCACGGCTCTCCAGGCCGCGCTCGCCGACCAGGCGGTGATCGACCAGATGGCCAAGCTCGGCACCGCGCCGGTCGATGCCGCCGACGCGACACCCGAGGCCCATCGGGCCCGTCTCGAGGAACAGACGACGACCTGGGCCAAGGTCATCGCCGACGCCGGCGTGCAGCCCTCGTAG
- a CDS encoding IclR family transcriptional regulator: MSNNNPAPVQSVDRALSILEILARRKGAGVTEIGRELGVHKSTAFRLLAALESRGFVEQTQERGTYRLGLGVVRLAGAVTAQLDLSRQGNEACDRLAADLGETVNIAILDSGRAVNVTQSRGAASISSHNWVGRQTPLHATSSGKVLLAFAQAEMADGDLERFTAATVTDGAELSRQLAQIREAGWGFTAEEYEVGLNAVAAPIRGADGSVIAALSVSGPAYRLDRASFPAIAERVIAAAAEVSGRMGASF, from the coding sequence ATGAGCAACAACAATCCGGCTCCCGTCCAGTCCGTCGACCGCGCGCTGAGCATCCTGGAGATCCTGGCGCGGCGGAAGGGCGCCGGCGTCACCGAGATCGGCAGGGAGCTGGGCGTTCACAAGTCGACGGCGTTCCGGCTGCTCGCCGCGCTGGAGAGCCGGGGGTTCGTGGAGCAGACGCAGGAGCGCGGGACGTACCGCCTCGGCCTCGGCGTGGTCCGGCTGGCCGGCGCGGTCACGGCGCAGCTCGACCTGAGCCGCCAGGGCAACGAGGCCTGCGACCGGCTCGCCGCCGATCTGGGGGAGACCGTCAACATCGCGATCCTGGACAGCGGCCGGGCCGTGAACGTGACCCAGAGCCGGGGCGCCGCGTCGATCAGCAGCCACAACTGGGTCGGCCGGCAGACGCCGCTGCACGCCACGTCCAGCGGCAAGGTCCTGCTCGCGTTCGCGCAGGCAGAGATGGCGGACGGCGATCTGGAGCGCTTCACCGCGGCGACGGTGACCGACGGGGCCGAGCTGAGCCGCCAGCTGGCGCAGATCCGGGAGGCCGGCTGGGGGTTCACGGCCGAGGAGTACGAAGTGGGGCTCAACGCCGTGGCCGCGCCGATCCGGGGCGCGGACGGATCGGTGATCGCGGCCCTGAGCGTGTCGGGCCCGGCGTACCGGCTGGATCGGGCGAGTTTCCCGGCGATCGCCGAGCGGGTCATCGCGGCGGCCGCTGAAGTGAGCGGCCGGATGGGAGCGTCTTTTTAA
- a CDS encoding tripartite tricarboxylate transporter TctB family protein — MRGSTDLLAGGIFTVIGGAFVAGSLSHDRGTLLRMGPGFFPLVVGVIVAVLGLAIMFQNSGVAFGAIPWRAVILIVAAVGFFGYFVRRLGFVPTSFVTALLTALAEPRWVAARPVRALVVAAGLTVAATLIFVVGLRLRIPLWWF, encoded by the coding sequence ATGCGCGGCTCCACGGATCTTCTCGCCGGTGGGATCTTCACCGTCATCGGCGGCGCCTTCGTGGCGGGGTCCCTCAGTCACGACCGGGGGACCCTGCTGCGGATGGGTCCCGGGTTCTTCCCGCTGGTGGTGGGCGTGATCGTGGCTGTTCTCGGCCTGGCGATCATGTTTCAGAACTCGGGCGTCGCCTTCGGGGCGATTCCTTGGCGAGCGGTGATCCTCATCGTGGCTGCCGTCGGATTCTTCGGATATTTCGTGCGGAGGCTGGGCTTCGTGCCGACGTCGTTCGTGACGGCGCTGCTCACCGCGCTGGCAGAGCCGCGGTGGGTGGCGGCACGTCCGGTGCGTGCGCTGGTGGTGGCGGCCGGACTCACCGTGGCGGCCACGCTGATCTTCGTGGTCGGGCTGCGACTGCGGATCCCGCTGTGGTGGTTCTGA
- the betA gene encoding choline dehydrogenase, with product MTTRYDFVIVGGGSAGSALANRLSADPGTSVLVLEAGRPDYPWDVFIHMPAALTFPIGSRFYDWKYESEPEPHMNGRRIYHARGKVLGGSSSINGMIFQRGNPLDYERWAADPGMGGWDYAHCLPYFKKMENCLAAEPDDAFRGHDGPLVLERGPATNPLFQAMLAASREAGYPPTTDVNGERQEGFAAFDRNISRGRRLSAARAYLHPAMKRPNLTVRTRAHVNRVIFENGRAVGVEYGNGKRVHAGEVILCGGAINTPQILQLSGIGHTEELTALGIDTVHHLPGVGENLQDHLEVYIQYACTQPVSVQPYLKWRHRPWIGAQWLFLRSGPAATNHFEAGGFVRGNETVAYPNLMFHFLPIAVRYDGSAPAGGHGYQVHVGPMYSDARGSVKIRSRDPREHPALRFNYLSTDQDRREWVEAVRVARNILNQPALAAFNGGEISPGTDVRTDEQILDWVRREGETALHPSCTARMGVDDMSVVDPATMRVHGVEGLRVVDASVMPYVTNGNIYAPVMMVAEKAADLILENTPLAPAELGGSR from the coding sequence ATGACCACCCGGTACGACTTCGTGATCGTGGGCGGCGGCTCGGCCGGCAGCGCGCTCGCGAACCGTCTCTCCGCCGACCCGGGCACGAGCGTCCTGGTCCTCGAAGCGGGCCGTCCCGACTACCCGTGGGACGTCTTCATCCACATGCCGGCGGCGCTGACCTTCCCGATCGGCAGCCGATTCTACGACTGGAAGTACGAATCGGAACCCGAGCCGCACATGAACGGCCGCCGCATCTACCACGCCCGCGGCAAGGTGCTCGGCGGTTCCAGCAGCATCAACGGCATGATCTTCCAGCGCGGCAATCCCCTCGACTACGAGCGGTGGGCGGCCGATCCCGGCATGGGCGGCTGGGACTACGCGCACTGCCTGCCGTACTTCAAGAAGATGGAGAACTGCCTCGCGGCCGAGCCGGACGACGCGTTCCGCGGCCACGACGGCCCGCTGGTGCTGGAACGCGGGCCGGCCACGAACCCGCTGTTCCAGGCCATGCTGGCGGCGAGCCGGGAGGCGGGCTACCCGCCCACCACCGACGTCAACGGGGAGCGGCAGGAGGGTTTCGCGGCGTTCGATCGGAACATCAGCCGGGGGCGGCGGCTCTCGGCGGCCCGGGCCTACCTGCACCCGGCGATGAAGCGGCCCAACCTCACCGTGAGGACCCGGGCGCACGTCAACCGGGTGATCTTCGAGAACGGGAGAGCCGTCGGTGTCGAGTACGGCAACGGTAAGAGGGTGCACGCCGGTGAGGTGATCCTCTGCGGCGGGGCGATCAACACACCGCAGATCCTCCAGCTCTCCGGCATCGGGCACACCGAGGAGCTGACCGCGCTCGGCATCGACACCGTCCACCACCTGCCCGGCGTCGGCGAGAACCTCCAGGACCACCTCGAGGTCTACATCCAGTACGCCTGCACGCAGCCGGTGTCGGTGCAGCCGTACCTGAAGTGGCGGCACCGGCCGTGGATCGGCGCGCAGTGGCTGTTCCTGCGCAGCGGCCCGGCCGCGACGAACCACTTCGAAGCCGGCGGGTTCGTCCGCGGCAACGAGACCGTGGCGTACCCCAATCTGATGTTCCACTTCCTGCCGATCGCGGTCCGCTACGACGGCTCGGCGCCGGCCGGCGGCCACGGCTACCAGGTGCACGTGGGCCCGATGTACTCGGACGCCCGCGGCAGTGTGAAGATCCGCAGCCGGGATCCGCGGGAACACCCGGCGCTGCGGTTCAACTACCTCTCCACCGACCAGGACCGGCGCGAGTGGGTCGAGGCGGTCCGGGTCGCGCGGAACATCCTCAACCAGCCGGCCCTCGCCGCGTTCAACGGCGGCGAGATCTCGCCGGGAACGGACGTGCGAACCGACGAGCAGATCCTCGACTGGGTGCGCCGGGAGGGCGAGACGGCGCTGCACCCGTCGTGCACGGCCCGGATGGGCGTCGACGACATGTCGGTGGTGGACCCCGCGACCATGCGGGTCCACGGTGTGGAGGGTCTGCGGGTGGTGGACGCGTCGGTGATGCCGTACGTGACGAACGGCAACATCTACGCCCCGGTCATGATGGTCGCCGAGAAGGCCGCCGACCTGATCCTGGAGAACACCCCGCTGGCCCCGGCCGAGCTGGGCGGCAGCCGGTGA
- a CDS encoding NAD(P)/FAD-dependent oxidoreductase encodes MEKVGIVGASLAGLAAARALRRQSFAGEIIAIGAERHQPYDRPPLSKEFLTGAATIDDLVLPASSGDLGVTWRLGVAATRLDARNRSIHLDTGEEIRVDGVVIATGARARQPSYPGVHTLRTVDDAIALRDALKAGGKVVVIGAGFIGAEVASSARSLGLDVTVVEALPTPLAGPLGPEMGGICARLHADHGTRLLTGIPVSGVHDNQVELADGTLLPADVVVAGIGSLPNVAWLADSTIDMTNGVVIAPDGSTNLPHVVATGDCAIQRGSIRSEHWTYAVEHPKIAAATLLGTTAPAPRAPYFWSDQYGVHLQFAGHREAGDSVRIVEGDPEERSFLAVYERGGHPVAVLGMNQPRLFTQWRRRLTAVPQEA; translated from the coding sequence GTGGAGAAAGTCGGGATTGTCGGTGCCTCCCTCGCGGGTCTGGCAGCCGCACGCGCCCTGCGCCGGCAGTCGTTCGCGGGCGAGATCATCGCGATCGGCGCCGAGCGTCATCAGCCCTACGACCGCCCGCCACTGTCCAAGGAGTTCCTGACCGGCGCCGCCACGATCGACGACCTCGTGCTCCCGGCCTCTAGCGGCGATCTTGGAGTGACCTGGCGGCTGGGTGTCGCGGCCACCCGGCTCGACGCCCGCAACCGCAGCATTCACCTGGACACCGGCGAGGAGATCCGGGTCGACGGGGTAGTGATCGCGACCGGTGCCAGGGCACGGCAGCCGTCCTATCCGGGCGTGCACACGCTGCGGACCGTGGACGATGCGATCGCCCTGCGCGACGCATTGAAAGCGGGAGGCAAGGTCGTCGTCATCGGCGCCGGCTTCATCGGCGCCGAGGTGGCCTCCAGCGCGCGGTCGCTCGGCCTGGACGTGACCGTCGTGGAGGCGCTGCCCACGCCCCTCGCCGGACCACTCGGACCGGAGATGGGCGGGATCTGCGCTCGTCTGCACGCCGACCACGGCACCCGGCTGCTCACCGGCATCCCCGTCAGCGGAGTCCACGACAACCAGGTCGAACTCGCCGACGGAACCCTGCTCCCGGCCGATGTCGTGGTGGCCGGCATCGGCTCACTGCCCAACGTCGCCTGGCTCGCCGACTCCACGATCGACATGACGAACGGCGTCGTGATCGCCCCGGACGGTTCGACGAACCTCCCCCACGTGGTAGCGACCGGCGACTGCGCCATCCAGCGCGGAAGCATCCGCTCCGAACACTGGACCTACGCCGTCGAACACCCCAAGATCGCCGCCGCCACGCTGCTCGGCACGACCGCCCCTGCGCCGCGAGCGCCCTACTTCTGGTCCGACCAGTACGGCGTCCACCTGCAATTCGCCGGCCACCGCGAAGCCGGCGACAGCGTCCGGATCGTCGAGGGCGACCCGGAGGAGCGCAGCTTCCTGGCCGTCTACGAACGCGGCGGCCACCCGGTGGCGGTGCTCGGCATGAACCAGCCACGACTGTTCACCCAGTGGCGCCGCCGGCTGACAGCCGTTCCTCAGGAGGCCTGA